A window of the Radiobacillus deserti genome harbors these coding sequences:
- a CDS encoding DEAD/DEAH box helicase has translation MNIQLQRDVDFIKELDENLSHDRSFSSWELFKMNYDSTKATITPEFKGLTAPKHLPHMSFLEHQLECAQQVVEDMNGRAILADEVGLGKTIEAGLILKEYMIRGQVKKGLILVPASLVNQWANELNQKFYIPALSQRKRPVWDQENIVITSIDTAKRAPHREKILEQDYDFVLIDEAHKLKNHKTKNYEFVRKIKKKYCLLLTATPVQNKLSDIFNLVSILKPGYLGNYEDFTNRFGRDRKNLYNDAHLKQLIQNVMVRNRREDTGIDWTKRKVETVWIDFVEEEQNAYDRLRNLLRESYAASFSSITLSRELCSSREACYLSIQKLLQQPDKEVHNKEQYIEMMNEIGQLPHHSKAKKVVELIQQKEEDEKFIIFTEYRASQLYLQWYLQQHGISSVPFRGGFKRGKKDWMRQLFQNHAQVLIATEAGGEGINLQFCNNMINYDLPWNPMRLEQRIGRIHRFGQEKDVHIYNFAIRNTIEEHVLKLLYEKIQLFERVVGNIDAILADLNIKDVETEIHSIFSESSSDGEARIKLENLSSVISHAQQQVSSEEDWNGNRESS, from the coding sequence TTGAATATACAATTGCAACGAGACGTAGATTTTATCAAAGAATTAGATGAAAATCTAAGTCATGATCGTTCTTTTAGTTCGTGGGAACTCTTTAAAATGAACTATGATTCTACGAAAGCTACCATCACTCCAGAATTCAAAGGGCTTACGGCACCAAAACATTTGCCACATATGTCCTTTCTTGAACACCAGTTGGAATGTGCGCAACAAGTCGTAGAAGATATGAACGGGCGTGCCATACTTGCTGACGAGGTCGGTTTAGGAAAAACGATTGAAGCTGGCTTAATTTTGAAAGAATATATGATTCGTGGCCAGGTCAAAAAAGGGCTAATTTTAGTACCTGCTTCTTTAGTCAATCAATGGGCGAACGAATTAAATCAAAAGTTTTATATTCCGGCACTTTCCCAACGAAAAAGACCGGTTTGGGATCAAGAGAATATTGTGATTACGTCCATCGATACAGCCAAACGCGCCCCTCATCGGGAAAAAATATTAGAGCAGGACTATGATTTCGTATTAATTGATGAAGCTCATAAACTAAAAAATCACAAGACAAAAAACTATGAATTTGTTCGAAAAATCAAAAAGAAATATTGTCTTTTATTAACCGCCACACCTGTACAAAATAAATTAAGCGACATTTTCAATCTAGTATCTATTCTAAAACCTGGTTATTTAGGTAATTATGAGGACTTTACCAATCGCTTCGGCCGAGATAGAAAGAATCTGTACAATGATGCTCACTTGAAACAACTGATTCAAAACGTAATGGTACGTAACCGAAGAGAAGACACCGGAATTGACTGGACTAAACGAAAAGTAGAAACCGTCTGGATTGATTTTGTAGAGGAGGAGCAAAATGCCTATGATAGATTAAGAAATTTACTGAGGGAATCTTATGCTGCAAGCTTTTCTTCCATTACCTTATCAAGAGAACTTTGTTCTTCAAGAGAAGCCTGTTATTTATCGATTCAAAAATTACTTCAACAACCAGACAAAGAAGTGCACAACAAGGAACAGTATATCGAGATGATGAATGAGATTGGTCAGCTTCCCCACCATTCCAAAGCAAAAAAAGTGGTGGAGCTCATTCAACAGAAGGAAGAGGATGAAAAATTCATCATCTTTACTGAGTATCGAGCTAGTCAGCTATATTTACAATGGTATTTACAGCAGCATGGTATTTCATCTGTACCATTTCGTGGTGGCTTCAAACGGGGGAAAAAGGACTGGATGAGACAATTATTCCAAAATCATGCTCAAGTCCTCATTGCGACAGAAGCTGGCGGGGAAGGAATTAACCTACAATTTTGTAACAATATGATCAACTATGATCTTCCATGGAATCCGATGAGGTTAGAACAGCGAATTGGTCGTATTCACCGGTTTGGACAAGAAAAGGATGTTCATATTTACAACTTTGCCATCCGAAATACCATAGAAGAGCATGTTTTAAAACTGTTATATGAAAAAATTCAATTATTTGAACGAGTTGTAGGAAATATTGATGCAATATTAGCTGATTTAAATATTAAAGATGTAGAGACGGAAATTCACTCGATTTTCTCTGAGTCATCATCCGATGGAGAAGCACGTATAAAATTGGAAAACTTGTCTTCCGTTATCTCTCATGCCCAACAGCAGGTTTCATCAGAGGAGGATTGGAATGGCAATCGAGAATCTTCATGA
- a CDS encoding ABC transporter ATP-binding protein has translation MIQVNNLSHQFVLGKKGEQRLTILENISLQVTQGEIVAVIGRSGSGKSTLLNLISGFIRPTSGEIIIDGENVTEFNETQYANFRLENLGFIFQNFQLIPSLTAYQNIELPLIFKGETEVKRKEQTMETLKRVGLESYKDHYPSELSGGQQQRVSIARALVSNPPIILADEPTGSLDSETEAEILDFINVLNRDYGITFLMITHDNQVARIAHRTIEISDGKLTNRGQAV, from the coding sequence ATGATACAAGTAAATAATCTTAGTCACCAGTTTGTGTTAGGAAAAAAAGGAGAGCAAAGATTAACGATTCTAGAAAATATTTCCCTGCAAGTAACTCAAGGAGAAATTGTTGCTGTAATAGGACGAAGCGGATCAGGAAAATCTACACTACTTAATTTAATCAGTGGGTTTATTAGACCCACAAGTGGTGAAATCATTATTGATGGTGAAAACGTAACAGAGTTTAATGAAACGCAATATGCTAATTTTCGATTAGAAAATCTCGGTTTTATCTTCCAAAACTTTCAATTAATTCCGAGCTTAACCGCCTATCAAAATATTGAATTGCCTTTAATTTTTAAAGGGGAAACAGAAGTGAAAAGAAAAGAACAAACGATGGAAACATTAAAGAGGGTAGGCTTGGAGTCGTATAAAGATCATTACCCAAGTGAATTATCTGGAGGGCAGCAGCAACGAGTTAGTATTGCAAGAGCATTGGTCAGTAATCCTCCCATCATTTTGGCAGATGAACCAACGGGTAGCTTAGATAGTGAAACCGAAGCAGAAATATTGGATTTTATTAACGTGCTAAACCGTGATTATGGTATTACCTTTCTAATGATTACCCATGACAATCAGGTGGCAAGAATAGCGCATCGTACGATTGAAATTAGCGATGGAAAGCTTACGAATAGGGGGCAAGCAGTATGA
- a CDS encoding shikimate kinase → MQSVFLIGFMGSGKSSVCTCLADRLKWKAKDTDHEIELYYEETIPQIFATKGEDVFRTYESHILKQMPITNTVIATGGGIIGKAPNREWMKKHGIVIYLHASWNEIKRRLADDTQRPLWKDTIAVQALFKSRLPLYEETSHYQIQTDQKTVDAITEEIISLINTSING, encoded by the coding sequence ATGCAATCGGTTTTTTTAATTGGATTTATGGGAAGCGGGAAATCAAGCGTGTGTACTTGTCTTGCGGACCGTTTAAAATGGAAAGCGAAAGATACCGATCACGAAATAGAGCTGTATTATGAAGAAACGATACCGCAAATATTTGCTACAAAAGGAGAAGATGTTTTTCGTACATATGAAAGTCATATTCTGAAACAGATGCCTATCACAAATACGGTTATAGCAACTGGTGGAGGAATAATCGGGAAAGCTCCAAATAGAGAGTGGATGAAAAAGCATGGTATCGTTATATATTTGCACGCGAGCTGGAATGAGATAAAACGAAGATTGGCTGACGATACTCAGCGACCTTTATGGAAAGACACCATTGCCGTACAGGCGCTTTTTAAAAGTCGACTGCCACTATATGAAGAAACTTCTCATTACCAAATTCAGACAGATCAAAAAACGGTAGATGCTATTACAGAGGAAATAATTTCACTTATAAATACATCTATAAATGGGTAA
- a CDS encoding DUF6449 domain-containing protein: MSSNPSWINKGILAHNFRSAGWIGILYFISLTFLVPLQMLMQFGDDEQLNYPMYESYFQFTGEIQVFIMFIAPIISSVVLFRYLQVKSSADYIHSLPIKRSVLFNHQFMFGLVILVVPVLLTGLLSEGLYTLLSVEEYIKGSIITWMSITIIINLFVFATCTLVGIFTGISALQIVLTCILFFLPAGIVMLWMFNLDFFLFGYASTYTLSSDVQMLSPFTRMMEIIYSSINWWEFLIYAILAILFYLFSVYFYRKRKVEAANQAIAFIYLRPIFKYGVTICFMLLSGIYFGETQGDIGWLIFGYVVGAIFGYIIAEIVLLKTWRVFHRLLHLVPFTIVMFVIGLFIHLDVFGYESKIPEEENIQKVYFGESLYEYQENQVDYYANEYKDPQSIDIPGKPNMFEERRNIKHILDFHKAIIENQSSLEGLRYGEGIQNVAFVYELENGDKVIREYDIPLEAYKRYYEPIYASMEYKQSRYAILHVDPSDVNRATISSYNGNKQVIIQDSEKLEAFITLLQEEVKNEAYDETFSRIEPWGSIDIMLQNGQFTQVDWRKSYREIEQWLKDEGLLAQAKLTPEDVEKVVIAPYDQVTNGDEDVFNGRVYNMTLEDWKALPNAFEVEEPEQIDMALRNYSNWSNGDYVVVFFLKEEYGSIIGTFTSEQTPDFVNEHY, from the coding sequence ATTGGTATCCTTTATTTTATTAGTTTAACTTTTCTAGTCCCATTACAAATGCTAATGCAATTTGGTGATGATGAACAGTTGAATTATCCAATGTACGAAAGCTACTTTCAATTCACCGGTGAAATACAAGTTTTCATTATGTTTATTGCTCCAATAATCAGTTCTGTCGTGTTATTTCGTTACTTGCAAGTAAAATCATCAGCCGATTATATTCATAGTTTGCCAATCAAACGATCTGTTTTATTCAACCATCAGTTTATGTTTGGCTTGGTCATTCTTGTTGTTCCAGTATTACTAACTGGATTACTATCTGAGGGGCTTTATACGCTTTTGTCCGTTGAAGAATATATTAAAGGTTCTATCATTACTTGGATGTCCATTACCATCATCATAAACCTGTTTGTGTTTGCAACTTGTACATTAGTTGGGATTTTTACCGGTATTTCTGCACTACAAATTGTATTGACATGTATTTTATTTTTCCTACCTGCAGGCATTGTGATGTTATGGATGTTCAATCTAGATTTCTTTTTGTTTGGATACGCAAGCACGTACACGTTAAGTTCTGATGTGCAAATGCTTTCTCCTTTTACAAGAATGATGGAAATTATCTATTCTTCGATAAATTGGTGGGAATTTTTAATTTATGCCATATTAGCTATTTTGTTTTATCTTTTTTCAGTTTATTTCTACCGAAAGAGAAAAGTGGAAGCAGCGAATCAGGCCATAGCATTCATCTATTTACGCCCAATTTTTAAATACGGAGTAACCATTTGCTTTATGCTCCTTAGCGGTATTTATTTTGGGGAAACACAAGGAGATATAGGGTGGCTAATTTTTGGCTATGTGGTTGGAGCTATTTTTGGATATATCATTGCTGAGATTGTGCTTTTAAAAACTTGGCGTGTGTTTCATCGGTTGTTACATTTAGTTCCGTTTACTATTGTAATGTTTGTCATAGGGTTGTTCATACATCTAGATGTGTTTGGCTATGAATCTAAAATACCAGAAGAAGAAAATATTCAAAAGGTTTATTTCGGAGAATCCCTTTATGAATATCAAGAGAACCAAGTCGATTATTATGCGAATGAGTATAAAGACCCGCAATCTATTGACATTCCAGGGAAACCAAATATGTTTGAAGAAAGAAGAAATATAAAACATATTCTTGATTTCCATAAGGCTATTATAGAAAATCAATCAAGCTTAGAAGGTCTGAGATATGGAGAAGGGATTCAAAATGTTGCGTTTGTTTATGAACTAGAGAATGGAGACAAAGTTATTCGAGAATACGACATTCCGCTTGAAGCGTATAAACGGTACTATGAACCTATTTATGCTTCTATGGAGTACAAGCAAAGCCGATACGCTATACTACATGTGGATCCATCTGATGTGAATAGAGCTACCATTTCTTCTTATAATGGAAATAAACAAGTCATCATTCAAGATTCAGAAAAACTCGAAGCATTTATTACTCTTTTACAAGAGGAAGTCAAAAATGAAGCATACGATGAGACCTTTTCACGTATAGAACCATGGGGGTCCATTGATATCATGCTACAAAATGGTCAATTTACCCAAGTAGACTGGCGTAAATCGTACCGTGAAATCGAACAGTGGCTCAAGGATGAGGGACTTCTAGCACAAGCAAAGCTTACTCCAGAGGATGTAGAAAAGGTAGTTATAGCTCCTTATGATCAAGTAACAAATGGAGATGAGGATGTATTTAATGGCAGAGTGTATAACATGACACTCGAGGATTGGAAAGCCTTGCCGAATGCCTTTGAAGTAGAAGAGCCGGAACAAATAGATATGGCTCTTAGGAACTATTCGAACTGGTCTAACGGGGATTATGTTGTTGTGTTCTTCTTAAAAGAGGAATATGGAAGTATTATAGGGACGTTTACGAGTGAACAAACACCAGACTTTGTTAATGAGCATTACTAA
- a CDS encoding YqzE family protein produces MSGNDYVKFMTQEIVKYMDTPSEERKERKKRRRSHEEGLSSHWFGMLPLAFKLLFKKKK; encoded by the coding sequence ATGTCTGGAAATGACTATGTGAAATTTATGACACAAGAAATAGTCAAATATATGGATACCCCTTCAGAGGAACGAAAAGAGCGAAAAAAAAGAAGACGCTCTCATGAGGAAGGGTTATCTAGTCACTGGTTTGGTATGTTGCCGTTAGCATTTAAGCTTTTGTTTAAAAAGAAAAAATAA
- a CDS encoding YqhG family protein: MAIENLHEFMTNYFVANDCKIVENKNGKLKVQLTDVMDELLMNRPFYWQYVKKLGYPGQPMQVSFITNPERREEEGEWIHFGSPRVHQIFRTLKTQGRMTKLYEQVQAGQRTPLTPWLVINLKISYEGKQKKDELLSFGLNLINGAMLKGMMESMEDLSFHSNISDFTYTMTPIIRVKSGYQRIIQYIEKSLQQETHDWAAESWQHLQEELKLLEHFYTEGESEDAEEEAEYERLMEQERKDIENRYQPRIRLEVVNGGLFYLSQQTSNQFLQK, from the coding sequence ATGGCAATCGAGAATCTTCATGAGTTTATGACCAATTACTTTGTAGCTAATGACTGTAAGATTGTAGAAAATAAAAATGGAAAGTTAAAAGTACAATTAACGGACGTCATGGACGAGCTTCTAATGAATCGCCCCTTCTATTGGCAATACGTTAAAAAACTAGGCTATCCAGGACAACCGATGCAAGTCAGCTTTATCACAAATCCGGAACGTCGTGAAGAAGAAGGAGAATGGATTCACTTCGGAAGTCCGCGGGTTCATCAAATATTTAGAACGTTAAAAACACAAGGTCGAATGACAAAACTATATGAACAAGTTCAAGCTGGCCAGCGGACACCCTTAACTCCTTGGCTTGTGATTAACCTAAAAATCAGCTATGAAGGAAAACAAAAAAAAGACGAACTTCTTTCCTTTGGTTTAAATTTAATTAATGGCGCTATGTTAAAAGGGATGATGGAATCCATGGAAGATTTATCCTTCCATTCCAATATTTCTGACTTCACGTACACGATGACACCGATTATTCGTGTGAAAAGTGGGTACCAAAGAATCATCCAATATATCGAAAAATCGCTACAACAGGAAACACATGATTGGGCAGCAGAATCGTGGCAGCACCTACAAGAAGAACTAAAGCTCCTCGAACACTTTTATACAGAAGGTGAGTCGGAGGATGCAGAGGAAGAAGCAGAGTATGAGCGACTTATGGAGCAGGAACGTAAAGATATTGAAAATCGGTATCAACCAAGAATTAGATTAGAAGTCGTCAATGGTGGGTTATTTTATTTAAGTCAACAAACCTCTAATCAATTTTTACAAAAATAA
- a CDS encoding ABC transporter permease — MRWKDRFAFVKQNMKKNKVRVFMTVLATAIGCAFLIVLASVGFGLHQSLVKDTMEQNVVTKIDVYGKEMEEGNYQSLKDSDVSQLEKIDGVEAVTRRKMLMQSPTYTVDDYQISTRTVVANFPAETDAGFELSEGSLPEKDNEIIVGYHFLEQLVPTDIEENDLYNEQGAVKEEYRYDKDLIGQTIKMEVVHSEDPDKTKTFDLKIVGITDKPKLEWAQDQDIFISDSLLAQIEAFTGTPKGFVETDGQDAASLDISSETYDEVSVYAHNLSQVEGIVEALDKQDYATYSVVNELKQINMMFAIAKAGLILIGTIALLIASIGIYNTMTMAVTERAPDIGIMKAIGASPKAIKQIFLLESSYIGLIGAIIGTIAAYVVSFAVNWSLPMIIELAFDEKLPDTIQFSAIPWNLVLISVAICLVVTILSGLRPARRATKIDVLQAMRREI; from the coding sequence ATGAGGTGGAAAGACCGCTTTGCATTTGTAAAACAGAATATGAAGAAGAATAAAGTACGCGTGTTTATGACTGTACTTGCTACGGCAATCGGCTGTGCGTTTCTTATTGTTCTTGCTTCCGTTGGGTTTGGACTTCATCAATCCTTAGTGAAGGATACGATGGAACAAAATGTCGTTACCAAAATTGATGTATATGGAAAAGAAATGGAAGAAGGGAATTATCAATCCTTAAAAGATTCTGATGTAAGTCAATTAGAAAAAATTGATGGGGTGGAAGCGGTCACTAGAAGAAAAATGCTTATGCAGTCTCCAACTTATACAGTGGATGACTACCAAATCAGTACGAGAACAGTTGTGGCAAATTTCCCTGCTGAAACGGATGCAGGATTTGAACTTAGTGAGGGCTCTTTACCAGAGAAGGATAATGAAATAATTGTAGGGTATCATTTCCTTGAGCAACTTGTCCCAACAGATATTGAGGAGAACGATTTGTATAATGAACAAGGAGCCGTGAAAGAGGAATATCGATATGATAAGGATTTAATCGGTCAAACGATCAAAATGGAAGTCGTCCATTCGGAGGACCCAGATAAAACAAAGACATTTGACTTAAAGATTGTAGGAATAACGGATAAGCCCAAACTGGAATGGGCGCAAGACCAAGATATTTTTATTTCAGATTCCCTGCTAGCACAAATCGAAGCATTTACAGGAACTCCAAAAGGGTTTGTTGAAACGGATGGACAAGATGCTGCATCGCTGGATATAAGTTCTGAGACGTATGATGAGGTATCGGTTTATGCACATAACTTATCACAAGTAGAAGGAATTGTAGAAGCGTTAGATAAACAGGATTATGCAACATACTCCGTTGTGAACGAGTTGAAGCAAATTAATATGATGTTTGCCATTGCGAAAGCAGGACTTATTTTAATAGGAACGATTGCTTTATTAATTGCATCTATCGGGATATATAACACGATGACGATGGCCGTTACAGAGAGAGCACCTGATATCGGAATTATGAAAGCAATAGGTGCAAGTCCAAAAGCAATAAAACAAATTTTCCTTTTAGAGAGTAGTTATATTGGTTTAATCGGTGCAATCATTGGGACGATAGCAGCTTATGTGGTTAGCTTTGCCGTTAATTGGAGTTTACCAATGATTATCGAACTAGCGTTTGATGAGAAATTACCAGATACAATCCAATTTTCCGCGATTCCATGGAATCTTGTTCTTATTTCTGTTGCAATTTGCTTAGTGGTCACTATATTGTCAGGTCTTCGTCCTGCACGACGTGCTACGAAGATTGACGTGTTACAAGCGATGCGTAGAGAAATATAG